The following proteins are encoded in a genomic region of Diabrotica virgifera virgifera chromosome 1, PGI_DIABVI_V3a:
- the LOC126887266 gene encoding zinc finger MYM-type protein 5-like isoform X2, which produces MGPKKPSGSEFKKIRNRKEQDNKKLASALGNWLKNENTSHNPGPSEPQIQDEEEDDEEVHGRETHTEDFCKSNMVLEDPTSHITPIEIDTNLEESSGNCSSQQIEYEDPRKWPTNFRLDTVRCKIVEKGPQMINLENHMFPYSDDGRRFSQKWVYKTLPNGENVKRQWLLYSQSKDVLFCFPCLLFSKDDKKDKSVFLILKRDSTIGDT; this is translated from the coding sequence ATGGGACCAAAAAAACCTTCCGGGAGCGAGttcaaaaaaattagaaatagaaAAGAACAAGATAACAAAAAATTAGCATCTGCACTAGGAAATTGGCTGAAGAATGAAAATACCAGTCATAACCCAGGTCCTTCTGAGCCTCAAATtcaagacgaagaagaagacgaCGAAGAAGTTCATGGTAGAGAGACGCACACCGAAGACTTTTGCAAGAGTAATATGGTTTTGGAGGACCCCACTAGCCACATCACTCCCATTGAGATCGACACTAACTTAGAAGAAAGTAGTGGAAATTGTAGTTCCCAACAAATAGAGTACGAAGATCCCAGAAAATGGCCGACAAATTTTAGATTGGACACAGTTCGTTGTAAAATTGTAGAAAAAGGCCCTCAAATGATTAATTTGGAAAACCACATGTTTCCTTATTCTGATGATGGACGACGCTTCTCTCAGAAATGGGTTTACAAAACTCTACCGAACGGGGAAAATGTGAAAAGACAATGGTTATTGTATAGCCAATCTAAGGACGTCCTGTTTTGTTTCCCCTGTCTTCTTTTTTCAAAAGACGATAAAAAGGACAAATCTGTGTTTTTAATATTGAAGAGGGATTCAACGATTGGAGACACCTAA
- the LOC126890692 gene encoding uncharacterized protein LOC126890692 — protein sequence MPKRHYIRRQVHQQEPHIFDLYQKPRFDDTIRKEEFRTYTPYIKSFNNSDVVEFIINQSDAFFAIHDTLLEIKGSIKKAGNGTVSLAPNAGSFLFDTCTYIQSSHDMEIVRDPGVVSTIRSLLCYTPEDSKFLSTAGWNYPNYPHLTGDAFSLLIPIKHIFNIFNDYTKLTYGRQVFRFVRARNDKDCIVVQEPTGSTTVTTVSLTIASMELKVKHVFPNDDVKIELMTPIKNNTPITIPFRKWELNELPSLTAGSRREIWSVKTTSAVERPRYVIVAFQTSKRDDIHADPTLFDHIRMSSVRVVINGDYWPNERMQLDFTKNDYAIAHYNYTEFFPSYARSLTKHPILDYSAFKRYALFVFDCSKQDDTSFRSGTVDVKLEIEADEGFPAGTRAYCLIVHDSLLEYFPLTEVVKNII from the coding sequence ATGCCAAAACGCCACTATATTCGACGCCAGGTTCATCAGCAGGAACCACATATTTTCGATCTTTACCAAAAACCTCGGTTCGACGATACTATTAGAAAAGAAGAATTTCGTACATATACACCTTACATCAAGTCATTTAATAATAGTGATGTTGTCGAGTTTATCATAAATCAATCAGATGCATTTTTTGCGATACACGACACACTTTTAGAAATTAAAGGAAGTATCAAGAAAGCTGGTAATGGAACTGTTTCTCTTGCGCCGAATGCTGGATCCTTCTTGTTTGATACCTGTACATACATCCAAAGTTCACATGACATGGAAATAGTTCGAGATCCAGGTGTAGTCAGCACTATTCGCAGTTTGTTGTGTTATACACCTGAAGATTCCAAATTTCTCAGTACTGCAGGATGGAACTATCCGAATTATCCACATTTAACAGGGGACGCCTTTAGTTTACTGATTCCAATCAAAcatattttcaacattttcaaCGATTACACTAAATTAACCTATGGTCGTCAAGTGTTTCGCTTTGTTCGAGCGCGTAATGATAAAGATTGCATTGTTGTCCAAGAACCTACTGGTTCCACGACGGTAACAACAGTATCATTAACCATCGCCAGCATGGAACTCAAGGTCAAACATGTCTTTCCCAATGATGATGTGAAAATCGAATTAATGACTCCGATTAAGAATAATACACCGATAACCATACCTTTCCGTAAATGGGAGCTCAATGAACTACCTTCACTTACGGCAGGATCTCGACGAGAGATATGGAGTGTAAAGACAACTTCAGCTGTTGAACGTCCACGCTACGTTATTGTAGCTTTTCAAACTTCTAAACGAGATGATATTCACGCTGATCCGACGCTATTCGATCACATTAGAATGTCCAGCGTACGAGTGGTTATTAATGGTGACTATTGGCCTAACGAGAGAATGCAATTGGATTTCACAAAAAATGATTACGCTATAGCTCACTACAATTATACTGAATTCTTTCCCAGTTATGCTCGTTCGCTAACAAAACATCCCATCTTAGATTACTCTGCATTTAAAAGATAtgctttgtttgtttttgactGTTCCAAGCAGGATGATACATCGTTTAGATCCGGAACTGTCGATGTTAAGTTGGAAATCGAAGCAGATGAAGGTTTTCCAGCAGGTACTCGAGCTTACTGTTTAATTGTTCACGACAGCCTACTCGAATACTTTCCACTAACTGAAGTtgtcaaaaatataatttaa
- the LOC126887266 gene encoding uncharacterized protein LOC126887266 isoform X1, producing the protein MHCQSRKVNTSSRFLHSMERVRNRLKNRQVCCAGHQKLIQAETDKWTNILKCIVDVILHCARNNLALRGGSDLIGDSNCGVFLSTLELISHYNPQLAKHIETVKHGKNVTSYFSPLIQNKVIDLLGSNVRSEILRKVKRAKYFSIMFDCTPDTAHLEQMSQVIRYVTIEDGKCSVEESFVDFVITHQKTGRGISQEILEKLKTDDLDIQNCRGQGFDNGSNMAGKYEGVQAHISQLNDLATFVPRAAHSLNLVGVRAAEVSVMMKTFFGNPCVRKCHPILVFCLGSP; encoded by the coding sequence ATGCATTGTCAATCACGAAAGGTCAATACTTCATCGAGATTCTTACATTCTATGGAAAGAGTTAGAAATAGGCTTAAAAACAGGCAAGTCTGTTGCGCAGGACATCAAAAGCTAATACAAGCTGAAACAGACAAGTGGACCAACATTCTAAAGTGTATTGTGGATGTTATTCTTCACTGTGCTAGGAATAACTTAGCTTTAAGAGGTGGATCGGACTTGATTGGTGACAGCAACTGTGGTGTGTTTCTGAGTACCTTAGAGCTTATTAGTCATTATAATCCTCAACTAGCTAAACACATAGAAACAGTTAAACATGGAAAGAATGTCACTAGCTATTTTTCTCCCCTTATTCAAAATAAAGTCATAGACCTCTTGGGAAGTAATGTCAGATCAGAAATATTGAGGAAGGTAAAACGTGCAAAGTATTTCTCCATCATGTTCGACTGCACCCCAGACACAGCTCATTTAGAGCAGATGAGCCAAGTAATCAGATATGTTACTATCGAGGATGGTAAATGCTCTGTTGAAGAGAGCTTTGTTGACTTCGTCATAACTCACCAGAAGACAGGAAGAGGGATATCTCAAGAAATCTTGGAAAAACTTAAAACTGATGACTTGGATATACAGAACTGTCGTGGACAAGGATTCGACAACGGATCAAACATGGCCGGAAAATATGAAGGCGTTCAAGCACACATATCCCAGTTAAATGACCTGGCAACATTTGTGCCTCGTGCGGCACACAGCCTAAATCTCGTAGGCGTGCGTGCTGCAGAAGTTTCAGTAATGATGAAAACTTTTTTCGGAAATCCATGTGTCCGAAAGTGTCATCCGATTTTAGTTTTTTGTCTGGGAAGTCCTTAA
- the LOC126890688 gene encoding matrix metalloproteinase-18-like, with product MHINKVVLLIATSISFCLGGNFTETNAVSWLEQYGYITTSETASTDITETLEQFQERYNLPVDGKLNKETMELMQKPRCTQGDNAYAVKSAWKKFDIKWYFPQATPQALTVTKRVFEIWEEASKFKFTYLRIPDPNPDITITVVPKQHYFRYNCQGNDECPFKFTSGILAHSYFPPTSGCIEIHMNSNLTWDFSLNSTAEGRTNFFAVLLHEVGHALGLAHSSDKKAVMYPFYETFPSHITDDDKRGLEKLYGHKSKSASIPTQPRSSSPTTTERSRTTTAARTNKSKQNIITNVCELEYPDLIFLAYAPSFPTYRMYIVSKDLVWKYDLNNEKIPTNAEQFIRYFPRGITNVTHVFQSSNGDMIGVSRNRIYAAAFPSLRIHTDNMVPEINNARSINGLFQTNSGKKFVCFDGSFIEFNDKDIISRGRISDVFPGIPNDITSAFNYIDGHIYFLKHNVYYKFNEFTRSVIEKGTFNWNMLGIPCPDNGLIKQLKSLLSKVNLFYE from the coding sequence ATGCATATCAATAAAGTTGTTCTGCTCATCGCAACCAGCATAAGTTTTTGCTTAGGTGGAAATTTTACTGAGACAAATGCAGTGTCATGGCTAGAACAATATGGTTACATCACCACAAGTGAAACTGCCAGTACTGATATTACTGAAACACTAGAACAGTTTCAAGAAAGATATAATTTACCGGTAGATgggaaattaaataaagaaacgATGGAGTTAATGCAGAAACCACGATGTACACAAGGAGACAATGCTTACGCTGTAAAATCAGCATGgaaaaaatttgatataaaatggtattttccaCAAGCAACCCCTCAAGCTTTGACAGTCACTAAAAGAGTATTTGAAATATGGGAAGAAGCATCAAAATTTAAGTTTACTTATCTGAGAATCCCAGATCCAAATCCGGATATAACTATAACAGTAGTTCCAAAACAGCACTATTTTCGATACAATTGTCAGGGTAACGACGAATGTCCTTTTAAATTTACAAGTGGTATATTAGCACATTCTTATTTTCCACCTACATCTGGGTGCATAGAAATTCATATGAATAGCAATCTAACATGGGATTTCAGTTTAAATTCTACAGCAGAAGGTCGAACAAATTTCTTTGCAGTCCTTCTCCATGAAGTTGGTCACGCTTTAGGTTTAGCACACAGTAGCGATAAGAAGGCTGTAATGTATCCCTTTTATGAAACCTTTCCTTCTCACATAACTGATGATGATAAAAGAGGCTTAGAAAAGTTATATGGACATAAAAGTAAATCTGCATCTATTCCAACTCAACCTAGGAGTAGTTCACCAACTACAACAGAAAGATCTAGGACAACCACAGCAGCTAGGACTAATAAATCAAAGCAAAATATAATAACGAATGTATGTGAATTGGAATATCCAGATTTAATATTTTTAGCGTATGCTCCATCATTTCCAACATACCGAATGTATATAGTAAGTAAGGATCTGGTATGGAAATATGACTTAAATAATGAAAAGATACCCACCAATGCTGAACAATTTATAAGATACTTTCCAAGGGGAATTACGAACGTGACACATGTTTTTCAAAGTTCCAATGGAGATATGATTGGTGTAAGCAGAAATCGTATATATGCAGCAGCATTTCCTAGCTTAAGAATTCATACAGATAACATGGTACCTGAAATCAATAACGCAAGAAGTATTAACGGTTTATTCCAAACAAATTCAggaaaaaaatttgtttgttttgatGGTTCATTTATTGAATTTAATGATAAAGACATTATCTCAAGAGGACGCATAAGTGACGTTTTTCCAGGAATACCAAATGATATTACATCAGCATTTAATTACATCGATGGACATATATATTTCTTAAAGCACAACGTCTATTACAAGTTTAATGAATTTACAAGAAGTGTCATTGAAAAAGGTACTTTTAATTGGAATATGTTGGGGATCCCTTGTCCTGATAATGGATTAATAAAACAACTGAAATCCTTATTATCTAAAGTaaatttattttatgaataa